From the genome of Haloplanus vescus:
GATTCTGCTGTCCAGACACATCGAGCGGCGAGCATACGAGGCCGGTGAGGGACGGCTCCGGTCGACATTCCAGCAGCTCTCGCGGCTCCAAGACGAGCACGGCACGCGAACGGCGTACGAGCGAATCGCAGAGCGGCCGGTCGACGTCCACGTCTACGGAGTTCCGGACCGTGTTCCGACTCGCCTCGATGTGACCGTCCACGGCGGCACCAGCGACGAGTACCGAAACGCATGGTGTGTCGTGTTCCGCTCGCCGAGAGAAAGCGGGGCGGCGCTGCTCGCCTACCAGTACGAGCCGAACCACTGGCGCGGGTTCTGGACGTACGACGCGGAGATGGTAGCCCGCGTCGACGACTACCTCGAACGGGGATTTTGAGTAGCGAGCGGCGACGGTGCGTGAAAGCGAGACCCCCGTGAGAGAGAGTCTTACATCATTTTTGCATGGTAACGTATAGCAAAGGCTTTAGTCGAGCCATAGCCAACCGTCTCAGTAGTGGCCCGCGGAGGGCCGTGATGTAAATATGACTGACCACGAGCTCATGTGGCGAATCGCTGGTGGCTCGGGCGACGGTATCGCGTCGACCAGCCAGAACTTCGCCAAGGCCCTGATGCGAGCGGGGCTACACGTCTTTACGCACCGACACTATCCGTCGCGGATTCGCGGCGGCCACACGTACACGGAGGTACGCGCCGACACGGAGCCGGTACGCTCCCGCGGCGACGGGTTCAACTGTCTGCTGGCGCTCGGCGACTCCTTCGCCCGCAACCCACAGGAGGACGCCTACTACGGCGACGAGGAGATCAAGCCGCTGGCCGAGAACCTCGACGAACTCAACGAGGGCGGCGTCATCGTCTACGACACCGGACTTCTGGACGCCGACGACATCCCGAACTTCGAGGAGCGAGTCGAGGAGAACGACTGGCACGTCTACCCCCTCAACCTCCGAGAGATTGCACGCGAACACGGCCGCGAAGTGATGCGAAACACCGCCGGCGTCGGCGCGACGGCGGCGCTTCTCGGCATCGACCTCGAGTATTTCGAGGAGCTGATGGCCGAGTCGATGCCGGAGGAGATTCTCGAACCCAACGTGGAGATTCTCCACTACACCCACGACATGGTGAAAGAGGAGTTCGAGTTCACCCACGACCTCCGCGTGCCGCAGGGGAGCCACGAGGAGGAACAGGTGCTGCTCTCGGGCAGCGACACCATCGCCTACGGCGCCATCGATGAGGGTTGTCGGTTCATCGCCGGCTACCCGATGACGCCGTGGACCGAAGTGTTCACCATCATGTCTCAAGCCCTGCCCGAAATCGGCGGCATCTCCGAGCAGGTGGAAGACGAGATTGCGGCGGCGGCGCTCGCACTCGGCGCCTCTCACGCGGGCGTGAAGTCCATGTCCGGGTCCTCCGGCGGTGGCTTCGCGCTCATGTCCGAACCGCTCGGCCTCGCCGAGATGTCGGAGACGCCGGTCGTGCTGGTCGAGGCGATGCGGACCGGTCCCTCGACGGGCCTGCCGACCAAGCCCGAACAGGGCGACCTCGAACACGTCCTCTACACGAGTCAGGGTGACTCGAACCGCGTCGTGCTGGCGCCGGGGACAGTCGCCGAGGCGTACGAACAGTCCCGAATCGCGTTCGAACTCGCCTACGGCTACAACATCCCCGTCATCCTGCTCTACGACCAGAAGCTCGGCGGCGAACTGATGAACGTGCCCGCGAGTCACTTCGACCGCGAGCCGAACGCGGACCTCGGCGCCGTGATGACCGAGGAAGCGCTGGAGGACGCCCCCCACGGACCGGGTGGGAAGTTCCACCGCTACCGCTACGACGCCGAGGACGGCGCCAGTCCGCGCTCCATCCCCGGCCAGAAGGGCGGGCATTTCCTCGTCACCGGGAACGAGCACAATCAGGCGGGGCACATCGAGGAGAGTCCGACGAACCGCGTCACGCAGATGGAGCGTCGGATGTCGAAACTCGACGCCATCCGCGAGGAACTCGACGGGAAGTCGACTCAGACGTACATGGGGCCCGACGAGGCCGAGTACGGCCTCATCACCTTCGGGAGTCAGCAGGGCACCGTCGCGGAGGCGGTCGACCGCCTCAACGACGCCGGCCACTCCGTGAAGGGTATCGGCGTCAGCGACATGATGCCCTACCCCGAGGCAGAGATGACGGAGTTCCTCGAGAGCGTCGACGAGGCGCTGGTGGTCGAGATGAACGCCTCCGGGCAGTTCCGCGGCCTCACCCAGAAGGAGCTCGGTCGCTTCGGCGAGAAGCTGTCGAGCCTCCTGAAGTACAACGGCGAACCGTTCGAACCCGCCGAAATCGTCGCGGGCTTCGAAGCGAGCATCGAGGGGAAGGACGTCCCCGACCAGCAGACGACGTACGTACCAGCGGCAGGTGACTAACCAATGAGTGCATTCTCAGCCATCGGCGAAGAGCGAGAGATAGACCGCGAAGAGTTCACGCCCACCCTCGAACCGCAGGCGACGTGGTGTCCGGGCTGTGGCGACTTCGGCGTCCTGAAGGCGCTGAAACAGGCCATGCCGGAAATCGGCCGCAACCCCGACGAGGTGTTGCTGGTCACCGGCATCGGCTGTTCGGGCAAGCTCAACAGCTACTTCGAGTGTTACGGCTACCACTCGATTCACGGACGCTCGCTGCCCATCGCGCGCGCGGCCAAACTCGCCAACCCCGAACTCGAGGTCATCGCGGCCGGCGGCGACGGCGACGGCTACGGCATCGGCGGGAACCACTTCATGCACACCGCCCGCGAGAACCACGACATGACCTACATCGTCTTCGACAACGAAATCTTCGGCCTGACGAAAGGGCAGACCTCGCCCACGTCGCCGAAGGGCCACAAGTCGAAGACCCAACCCCACGGGAGCGCCAAGGACCCCATCCGACCCCTGTCGCTCGCCATCACCTCCGGCGCCTCCTACGTCGCCCGGACGGCGGCGGTCAACCCCAACCAGGCGAAGGAGATTCTCGTCGAGGCGATGCAACACGACGGCTTCGCCCACGTCGACTTCCTCACCCAGTGTCCGACCTGGAACAAGGACGCCCGACAGTACGTCCCCTACACCGACGTGAACGACTCCGACGACTACGACTTCGACCCGACCAACCGCGAAGAGGCGTCGAGAATGGCCACGGAGGCCGAACGGACGCTGTACGAGGGTGAAGTCCTCACCGGCCGGTTCTACGTCGACGAGGACCGACCGTCCTACTCCGAGGAGAAACAGGCCATCGGCGAGATGCCCGACGACCCCCTCGCAGAGCGCTACTTCGACGAGGACTACGAGTGGGAGCGCACCCACGACATGTTCCTCGACCGTCACAAGTAGCCGAGACGAATCGATTTTCGTCTTCGGAACATATTTTTTCCGGGAACAGAAACGAAGAGGTATGGGTACGCTCGATACGGAACGTCGCATTCTCTCTATCCTCGAGGAGGACGCACAGGCCTCCTACGGCGAGATTGCCGACCGGGCCGGGGTGTCGAAGCCGACGGTTCGAAAGTACATTCAACGCATGGAAGAAGACGGCATCATCGTCGGCTACTCCGCCGAAGTCGACCCGAAGAAACTCTCGGGGCAGTCGATTGCCATGGTCGGCATCGAAGTCGAGAGCGAACGCTACGTCGAAGTGACGCGCGCGCTCAAGGCGATGGACGCCGTGGAAGCACTCTACACGTCCTCCGGCGACCACATGCTGATGGCCGAAGTCCGGGCGCCGGACGGCGACGCTCTCGGCGACGTAATCAGCGACGACATTCGCGACATCGACGGCGTGACCGCGACGCATCCCTCTTTCCTCCAAGAGCGTCTGAAGTGAGCGGACTCTCGAGGGTCTGCGGCGCCGAAGCGTAGGTATGGCTGGTGAGGGCGAGACGCTGCCTGGGGCTGACGATGTTGAAATTATGTTGCGGCCGTTCCCCGATTAGGACCTGTCATCGGTCGTCGTCTTATTCGCAATGGATGGACCAACTGCAGTATCGATATCAATCGAATCATCAGGGTCAGACTCACGAACGTTTTCGACATTACGAACGGTGTGACCCTTGTGGTTGAGTTCAAGGACCTCCCCGATAGCCCATCTAGCGACTTTTCCATCGTATTCGTGGGCAAGTTCAGCAAGAATTGTACGAGGATCGACATAGATACACCATCCATCCTCACCGTATGATTCTCTGATACCAGTCTCGGTTTTTACCGTCCCGGTGAAGGCATCTGT
Proteins encoded in this window:
- a CDS encoding 2-oxoacid:acceptor oxidoreductase subunit alpha, which gives rise to MTDHELMWRIAGGSGDGIASTSQNFAKALMRAGLHVFTHRHYPSRIRGGHTYTEVRADTEPVRSRGDGFNCLLALGDSFARNPQEDAYYGDEEIKPLAENLDELNEGGVIVYDTGLLDADDIPNFEERVEENDWHVYPLNLREIAREHGREVMRNTAGVGATAALLGIDLEYFEELMAESMPEEILEPNVEILHYTHDMVKEEFEFTHDLRVPQGSHEEEQVLLSGSDTIAYGAIDEGCRFIAGYPMTPWTEVFTIMSQALPEIGGISEQVEDEIAAAALALGASHAGVKSMSGSSGGGFALMSEPLGLAEMSETPVVLVEAMRTGPSTGLPTKPEQGDLEHVLYTSQGDSNRVVLAPGTVAEAYEQSRIAFELAYGYNIPVILLYDQKLGGELMNVPASHFDREPNADLGAVMTEEALEDAPHGPGGKFHRYRYDAEDGASPRSIPGQKGGHFLVTGNEHNQAGHIEESPTNRVTQMERRMSKLDAIREELDGKSTQTYMGPDEAEYGLITFGSQQGTVAEAVDRLNDAGHSVKGIGVSDMMPYPEAEMTEFLESVDEALVVEMNASGQFRGLTQKELGRFGEKLSSLLKYNGEPFEPAEIVAGFEASIEGKDVPDQQTTYVPAAGD
- a CDS encoding thiamine pyrophosphate-dependent enzyme translates to MSAFSAIGEEREIDREEFTPTLEPQATWCPGCGDFGVLKALKQAMPEIGRNPDEVLLVTGIGCSGKLNSYFECYGYHSIHGRSLPIARAAKLANPELEVIAAGGDGDGYGIGGNHFMHTARENHDMTYIVFDNEIFGLTKGQTSPTSPKGHKSKTQPHGSAKDPIRPLSLAITSGASYVARTAAVNPNQAKEILVEAMQHDGFAHVDFLTQCPTWNKDARQYVPYTDVNDSDDYDFDPTNREEASRMATEAERTLYEGEVLTGRFYVDEDRPSYSEEKQAIGEMPDDPLAERYFDEDYEWERTHDMFLDRHK
- the lrpA1 gene encoding HTH-type transcriptional regulator LrpA1, coding for MGTLDTERRILSILEEDAQASYGEIADRAGVSKPTVRKYIQRMEEDGIIVGYSAEVDPKKLSGQSIAMVGIEVESERYVEVTRALKAMDAVEALYTSSGDHMLMAEVRAPDGDALGDVISDDIRDIDGVTATHPSFLQERLK